AGGAACAGCAGCGGCATCACAGCCGAACGCTGCCGCCCTTCGGGATAGCGCGCGACGATCTCTTTCGCCTTGGCCGCGTTGTCGGCGGTCCAGGCAAAGGAACCCCACCGCTCGCGCAGCTCGGGCGTGTCGGGAGCAGGCGCGCGGTCAGCCACGACGATCCCCCCAGATCGTCGCCCCGGCGAAGGCCGGGGTTGGGCTTTGCTTCGGGCATCCCAAGAAGGAAGCCGAATCCCGGCTCAAGGCCAGGATGACGAGTTTGCCGAATGGTCTCACCGATCGCACTCCCCGAACACCACGTCGATAGCGCCCAGAATGGCGGTCGCGTCGGGGAGCATGTGGCCCTTGGACATGAAATCCATGGCCTGGAGGTGGCTGAACGCGGTCGGGCGGATCTTGCAGCGGTATGGCTTGTTGCTGCCGTCCGATACCAGATACACGCCGAACTCGCCCTTGGGGCTTTCGGTGGCGACGTAAACCTCGCCCGCGGGCACGTGGAAGCCTTCGGTGTAGAGCTTGAAGTGGTGGATCAGCGCTTCCATCGACTGCTTCATCTCGCCGCGCCGGGGCGGCACCACCTTGCGGTCGTCGCTCGCCACAGGCCCTTCCGGCATTTCGGCCAGACACTGCTTCATGATGCGGGCCGACTGACGCACTTCCTCGACCCGGATCATGAACCGGTCATAGCAGTCGGAGTTCGTCCCCACGGGTATTTCGAAGTCCATCCGGTCATACACGTCGTAAGGCTGGCTCTTGCGCAAGTCCCACGGAATGCCGGCGGCACGGATCATCGGGCCGGAGAAACCCCAGGCGAGCGCATCTGCCTTGCTCACCACGGCGATATCGACGTTGCGCTGCTTGAAGATGCGGTTGTCGATGACGAGGCTCATCGCGTCTTCGAAGAGGCGCGGCAGGCGGGTGTCCAGCCAGTCGGCGATGTCGGTCAGCAGCTTCAGCGGCACGTCCTGGTGCACGCCGCCAGGGCGGAACCACGCGCTGTGCATGCGCGCGCCGCTCGCCCGCTCGAAGAAGTTCAGGCAATCCTCGCGGATTTCGAACAGCCACAGGTTCGGCGTCATCGCGCCCACGTCCATGACGTGGCTGCCGAGGTTGAGCATGTGGTTGCAGATCCGCGTCAGCTCCGCGAACATCACACGCAAGTACTGCGCGCGCAGCGGCACTTCGAGGTTGAGCAGCTTTTCGATCGCGAGGACGTAGCTGTGCTCCATGCACAGCGGGCTGCAGTAATCGAGCCGGTCGAAATACGGCAGCGCCTGAAGGTACGTCTTGTGCTCGATCAGCTTCTCGGTGCCCCGGTGCAGCAGGCCGACGTGCGGATCGATCCGTTCGATGATCTCGCCGTCCAGCTCCATCACCATGCGCAGCACGCCGTGGGCCGCCGGGTGCTGAGGCCCGAAGTTGATCGTGTAGTTGGTGATGACCTCGTCGCCGGTGGTCGGCGACTGTTCCAGTTGCATCGTCATGGCGTGCAGTTCCAGGTGCCGGGCGAGAACGTGGTTTCGCCGGTGGGGCCCGTGACCACGAGGTCGGCGGCCCATTCGTTGCGGCCGCTCACGCTCCGCGGCGCGCCGTCTGCCCGCAACACCGCGACGGTGTAGCCGTTTCCGCTGAGCGTGGGGCCGGATTCGACGACCTGAGGGCCGCCCGCGGCGGCGCCGGGAAGGACGACCTGCTGCCCGTCGATTACCAGCACACCTTTTCCGGTCGCGTCGGTCGTGTCAGGGGCGCCGACGACGAGCAGCGACCGCCCCTGGTAGATGTAAGAGCAGCCGCCGTGAATTTCGCCAAGCGCGGTCGGCGCGTTGCGCGCGAGCGGGGTGAGGAGCGCCTTGCCGGTGGGCGCGGCCAGCGGCTGTGCGTTGATTTCCGCGACGGCGGGCGCGCCTGCGGCTGCACCGCCCACGCCGGCGCGCTGGGCGAAATCGTCGGCGCTCTCCGCCTTCTGGTCCGCGGGCTCGGAGCAGGCGGCAAGGCCCGCCAGTGCGATAAGGGCAGCGGCGCGGATCATTCTGCGTCCCCGCTCTGCTTCGCGCGCGGTGTCCGCGGCTTGCGCGGCGCGCGCGTCTTGGGCTCGGTCGCGGCGGCGGTGTCGGCCGACTTGCCCTTGCGGGGCTTGCGCGCGGGGCGGCCTTCCGTGGGCTCCGGCGCGCCGGGCGCGGGCGTCGCCGTGTCCTTCGGAGCCGGAGACCCCTGCCCCTGGCCCGAAACCGTGCCGCTGGTCGAAGCGGGCGCGACGTTCTCGTTCGCCTTGCTGTCGCTCGGCTCCCCGGCGCCGCTGACGCCCTTCGCGGGCGTGACTTTCGGTACGGCCACGGGCGGCGCAGCGGGCTTCTCGGCCGCCTTCTCGTCACCCGGGAGCACGTAGTCGGCCCCTTCCCATGGGCTCATGAAGTCGAACTGACGCAAATCCTGCGGCAGATCGACCGGTTCGTACACGACGCGCTTCTCATCTTCGGAGTAGCGCAGCTCGGTATATCCGGTGAGCGGGAAGTCCTTGCGGAAGGGATGGCCTTCGAAGCCGTAGTCGGTGAGGATGCGGCGCAAGTCCGTGTTGCCGGCGAACAGCACGCCGTACATGTCGAACACTTCGCGCTCCAGCCAGCCGGCGACCGGCCAGATCGTGGTGACCGTCGGCACCGGCGTGTGTTCGGCCGCGGAGCACTTCACGATGATGCGGTGGTTCTTCGTCACGCTCAGCAGCATGTAAACGATTTCGAACCGCTCCGCCCGGTCGGGAAAGTCGACCCCGGCGATCTCCATCAGCTGTTGGTAGTCGTGCGTGTCGCGAAGGGTGCGCAGCACGTCGGCGATGCTGTCGCGCAGCACGGTCAGCACGATCTCGCCATGTTCTTCCCGGGCGTGGGTGACCACGCCGCCGAGCGCGGCAGTGAGCGTTGCCATCACGCCATCGTTGGAGGCGATGCGGGGGGCAGGATGTAGAACCGGGGACGTCACCGCTCGATCGTCCCCTGACGGCGTATCTTTCGCTGGAGCTGCATCACGCCATAGAGCAGCGCCTCGGCCGTCGGGGGGCAACCCGGGACATAGATGTCCACCGGCACGATCCGGTCGCACCCACGCACCACGGAATAGCTGTAATGGTAATAGCCGCCGCCGTTCGCGCAGCTGCCCATCGAGATCACGTACTTGGGATCCGACATCTGGTCATAGACCTTGCGCAGCGCCGGGGCCATCTTGTTGCACAGGGTGCCGGCGACGATCATCACGTCCGACTGGCGCGGAGATGCGCGCGGCGCCACGCCGAAGCGCTCCATGTCGTAACGCGGCATGTTGACGTGGATCATCTCCACCGCGCAGCAGGCGAGGCCGAAGGTCAT
This region of Tsuneonella aeria genomic DNA includes:
- a CDS encoding NADH-quinone oxidoreductase subunit C → MATLTAALGGVVTHAREEHGEIVLTVLRDSIADVLRTLRDTHDYQQLMEIAGVDFPDRAERFEIVYMLLSVTKNHRIIVKCSAAEHTPVPTVTTIWPVAGWLEREVFDMYGVLFAGNTDLRRILTDYGFEGHPFRKDFPLTGYTELRYSEDEKRVVYEPVDLPQDLRQFDFMSPWEGADYVLPGDEKAAEKPAAPPVAVPKVTPAKGVSGAGEPSDSKANENVAPASTSGTVSGQGQGSPAPKDTATPAPGAPEPTEGRPARKPRKGKSADTAAATEPKTRAPRKPRTPRAKQSGDAE
- a CDS encoding NuoB/complex I 20 kDa subunit family protein, with protein sequence MGLNEQPALSHVLANPAAGTASGPANNPVLHPDASYANALTTELDNKGFLVTSTEELFQWARTGSLWWMTFGLACCAVEMIHVNMPRYDMERFGVAPRASPRQSDVMIVAGTLCNKMAPALRKVYDQMSDPKYVISMGSCANGGGYYHYSYSVVRGCDRIVPVDIYVPGCPPTAEALLYGVMQLQRKIRRQGTIER
- a CDS encoding NADH-quinone oxidoreductase subunit D is translated as MTMQLEQSPTTGDEVITNYTINFGPQHPAAHGVLRMVMELDGEIIERIDPHVGLLHRGTEKLIEHKTYLQALPYFDRLDYCSPLCMEHSYVLAIEKLLNLEVPLRAQYLRVMFAELTRICNHMLNLGSHVMDVGAMTPNLWLFEIREDCLNFFERASGARMHSAWFRPGGVHQDVPLKLLTDIADWLDTRLPRLFEDAMSLVIDNRIFKQRNVDIAVVSKADALAWGFSGPMIRAAGIPWDLRKSQPYDVYDRMDFEIPVGTNSDCYDRFMIRVEEVRQSARIMKQCLAEMPEGPVASDDRKVVPPRRGEMKQSMEALIHHFKLYTEGFHVPAGEVYVATESPKGEFGVYLVSDGSNKPYRCKIRPTAFSHLQAMDFMSKGHMLPDATAILGAIDVVFGECDR